One segment of Vibrio mimicus DNA contains the following:
- the yihI gene encoding Der GTPase-activating protein YihI, whose product MSRSKKSRKPGTNSNDQLVVVRTRSESEVESRLRKKLKKRKGLKSGSRHSEGSESQVRQASQKRDPRLGSKKPIPLIVEAPKKLNKQERKLAAEQELAMLEKDAQLNVLLDRLDNGEKLGIGLQKYVDEKLDRIEMLMDQLGLLDDEPVEEPAPQAKPSKKRKTEDDLLSEFEQLDVDKYQD is encoded by the coding sequence ATGAGTCGCTCAAAGAAATCGAGAAAACCGGGTACCAACAGTAACGATCAACTGGTCGTGGTACGTACACGCAGCGAATCCGAAGTGGAAAGCCGTCTGCGTAAAAAACTGAAAAAACGTAAAGGTTTAAAGTCAGGCAGCCGCCACTCTGAAGGTAGCGAAAGCCAAGTGCGTCAAGCGTCGCAGAAGCGTGATCCGCGTTTGGGTAGCAAAAAGCCAATTCCATTGATTGTTGAAGCGCCGAAGAAGCTCAATAAACAAGAGCGTAAACTGGCGGCTGAGCAAGAACTGGCGATGCTGGAAAAAGATGCACAACTGAACGTATTGCTGGATAGACTCGACAACGGTGAGAAGCTCGGTATTGGCTTGCAGAAATACGTTGACGAGAAATTAGATCGCATCGAAATGCTGATGGATCAACTGGGTCTGTTGGACGATGAGCCAGTGGAAGAGCCTGCACCACAAGCTAAACCGAGCAAAAAGCGCAAAACAGAAGACGATTTGCTCTCTGAGTTTGAACAGCTGGATGTCGATAAGTACCAAGATTAA
- a CDS encoding c-type cytochrome, giving the protein MKKLALILSVLASCSVWAQGSIEAGKAKSLTCAACHGADGNSQLTIYPKLAGQHEKYLEKQLKELKLGASSGGKQGRYDPVMSAMAMPLSDEDIADLAAYFASMPTSANTTPEDVVAQGKVLYSAGDASRGLTACIACHGPRGNGTELSGFPKISGQHADYIKAQLEKFRSGTRANDMNEMMRDVAHKLTDSDIDVLSKYVGGLH; this is encoded by the coding sequence ATGAAGAAATTAGCGCTAATCTTGAGTGTTTTAGCCAGCTGCTCTGTATGGGCCCAAGGTAGTATCGAAGCTGGTAAAGCCAAATCTCTAACCTGTGCTGCCTGCCACGGTGCAGACGGTAACAGCCAATTAACTATTTACCCTAAACTGGCAGGGCAACATGAGAAGTACCTTGAGAAACAACTCAAGGAATTGAAGTTGGGTGCTTCCAGTGGTGGAAAACAAGGTCGTTACGATCCGGTGATGAGTGCAATGGCAATGCCTCTGAGCGATGAAGATATCGCTGATCTGGCGGCTTACTTTGCCTCGATGCCAACCTCTGCAAACACCACACCAGAAGATGTCGTTGCACAAGGTAAAGTGCTCTACAGCGCTGGAGATGCATCGCGTGGTTTGACGGCGTGTATTGCGTGTCACGGTCCTCGTGGTAACGGTACTGAGCTGTCTGGCTTCCCGAAAATTTCCGGGCAGCATGCAGACTATATTAAAGCTCAGCTAGAGAAATTCCGTTCAGGAACTCGTGCTAACGACATGAATGAAATGATGCGCGATGTGGCACATAAACTGACGGATTCGGATATCGATGTCCTGTCTAAATACGTAGGTGGCCTGCACTAA
- the hemN gene encoding oxygen-independent coproporphyrinogen III oxidase, producing MSSYVVSSQQIVWDQAILDKYNYSGPRYTSYPTAVEFHEAFTIADFDMACTQYPERPLSLYIHIPFCHKLCYYCGCNKVITRHSHKADEYLDVLEHEIRQRASLLTGRNVTQLHFGGGTPTFLTNAQISRLMTLLRSEFDFADDAEISIEIDPREIQLEVLDHLRQEGFNRVSIGVQDFNKEVQKLVNREQDEQFIFALVERAKQLGFRSTNLDLIYGLPKQTAETFAQTLQQVLTMQPGRLSVFNYAHMPQLFAAQRKIKDADLPAAEEKLAILQQTIATLTGAGYQFIGMDHFALPDDELAVAQRNGILHRNFQGYTTQGECDLVGFGVSAISMVGDAYAQNQKELKKYYAQVNEMRHALWKGVALDKDDLLRREVIKQLICNFKLDKTEIEREFNLRFNHYFRQDLALLQTFIDDELVTVDEKMIEVTLRGRLLIRNICMCFDKYLRERARQQQFSRVI from the coding sequence ATGTCGTCGTATGTCGTATCCAGCCAACAGATCGTATGGGATCAGGCTATTCTGGATAAGTACAACTACTCCGGTCCGCGTTACACTTCATACCCGACTGCGGTTGAGTTTCATGAAGCCTTTACCATCGCTGACTTTGATATGGCTTGTACTCAGTACCCAGAGCGCCCGCTATCGCTTTATATCCATATCCCGTTTTGCCATAAGCTTTGCTACTACTGTGGCTGTAACAAGGTCATTACTCGTCACTCGCACAAAGCTGACGAATATCTTGATGTGCTTGAGCATGAAATTCGCCAACGTGCTTCATTGCTGACGGGACGAAATGTTACTCAGCTGCACTTTGGCGGTGGCACTCCAACTTTCCTGACCAATGCGCAGATCAGCCGTTTGATGACGCTGCTACGCAGTGAATTCGACTTTGCTGATGATGCTGAAATCAGTATTGAAATCGATCCGCGTGAAATTCAGTTAGAGGTGCTTGATCACCTGCGCCAAGAGGGCTTTAACCGAGTCAGCATTGGTGTGCAGGATTTCAATAAAGAAGTACAGAAGCTGGTTAACCGTGAACAGGATGAGCAGTTTATTTTTGCTTTGGTTGAGCGTGCAAAACAGCTTGGTTTCCGTTCGACCAACCTCGATCTGATTTACGGTTTACCTAAGCAGACGGCAGAAACGTTTGCCCAGACTTTGCAACAAGTGCTGACCATGCAGCCGGGGCGTTTGTCGGTGTTTAACTACGCGCACATGCCACAACTGTTCGCGGCACAGCGCAAAATTAAAGATGCGGATTTACCTGCCGCAGAAGAAAAACTGGCGATTTTACAGCAGACGATTGCCACTCTGACTGGCGCGGGTTATCAGTTCATCGGTATGGATCACTTTGCCTTGCCGGATGATGAGTTGGCTGTTGCTCAACGTAACGGTATTTTGCATCGTAACTTCCAAGGCTACACCACCCAAGGTGAGTGTGACTTAGTTGGCTTTGGGGTTTCCGCGATTTCTATGGTGGGCGATGCGTACGCACAAAACCAGAAAGAGCTGAAAAAATACTACGCGCAAGTCAATGAGATGCGTCATGCCCTGTGGAAGGGGGTGGCGCTCGATAAAGATGATTTGCTGCGCCGCGAAGTGATTAAGCAGCTGATTTGTAACTTCAAGCTTGATAAAACCGAGATTGAGCGCGAGTTCAATCTGCGTTTCAATCACTACTTCCGTCAAGATTTAGCTCTGCTACAAACCTTCATTGACGACGAGTTGGTGACGGTGGATGAAAAAATGATTGAAGTGACTCTGCGTGGTCGTTTGTTAATTCGCAACATCTGTATGTGTTTTGATAAATACCTGCGTGAGCGGGCGCGTCAGCAGCAGTTCTCACGAGTCATTTAA
- the hemC gene encoding hydroxymethylbilane synthase: protein MTETPIRIATRQSPLALWQANYVKDALMAAHPGLQVELVTMVTRGDVILDTPLAKVGGKGLFVKELEVAMLEGRADLAVHSMKDVPVDFPEGLGLVTICEREDPRDAFVSNTYTKIDDLPSGAVVGTCSLRRQCQLKAARPDLVIKELRGNVGTRLSKLDAGEYDAIILAAAGLKRLGLESRIRNFIEPEQSLPAVGQGAVGIECRLDDQRVRELLAPLNHTDTADRVRCERAMNLTLQGGCQVPIGSYALLDGDEIWLRALVGEPDGSQIVRGEIRGPRSEAEQLGITLAEQLLEQGAKEILERLYCEHE, encoded by the coding sequence ATGACCGAGACGCCAATTCGCATTGCAACCCGCCAGAGTCCACTGGCTTTATGGCAAGCTAACTATGTTAAGGATGCCTTAATGGCCGCCCACCCAGGCTTGCAAGTGGAGTTGGTCACTATGGTGACGCGTGGTGATGTGATTTTGGATACCCCACTGGCTAAAGTGGGTGGCAAGGGCTTATTCGTCAAAGAGTTGGAAGTCGCCATGCTCGAAGGTCGTGCCGATTTAGCCGTACACTCCATGAAAGATGTGCCGGTTGATTTTCCTGAAGGTCTTGGCTTAGTCACCATCTGCGAGCGTGAAGATCCTCGCGATGCGTTTGTTTCTAATACCTACACCAAGATTGATGATCTCCCTTCAGGCGCAGTTGTCGGCACTTGCAGCCTGCGTCGCCAATGCCAATTAAAAGCAGCGCGTCCTGATCTGGTCATCAAAGAGTTGCGCGGCAATGTGGGCACAAGATTGAGCAAGCTCGATGCTGGCGAATACGATGCGATCATTTTGGCCGCTGCAGGCCTGAAACGACTGGGACTTGAGAGCCGCATTCGTAACTTCATCGAACCAGAACAATCTCTTCCCGCGGTTGGCCAAGGTGCGGTTGGCATTGAGTGTCGTTTGGATGACCAACGTGTGCGTGAACTGCTTGCGCCACTCAACCATACCGATACCGCGGATCGCGTGCGCTGTGAGCGCGCGATGAACCTGACTCTGCAAGGTGGCTGTCAGGTGCCAATTGGTAGTTATGCTCTACTTGATGGTGATGAGATTTGGCTACGCGCTCTGGTGGGTGAACCTGATGGTTCGCAAATCGTTCGTGGTGAAATCCGCGGCCCACGTTCTGAAGCAGAACAGCTAGGCATTACACTGGCTGAGCAGCTGCTTGAGCAAGGAGCCAAAGAAATTCTGGAACGTCTCTATTGTGAACACGAATAA
- the yihA gene encoding ribosome biogenesis GTP-binding protein YihA/YsxC has translation MSVKIHYQNTHFITSAPDIRHLPEDEGIEIAFAGRSNAGKSSSLNRLTNQKNLAKTSKTPGRTQLINLFKVAEGCHIVDLPGYGFAQVPLEMKLKWQRALGEYLQKRQCLKGLVVLMDIRHPMKDLDQQLIIWAVECGIPVQVMLTKADKLKSGARKAQVLKVREDAKQFGGDVAVDAFSSLSGIGVDTLRAKLDEWYAPMLAALAEQAEGEQPEESAGQ, from the coding sequence GTGAGCGTAAAAATTCATTACCAGAACACGCATTTCATTACCAGTGCGCCTGATATTCGCCATCTTCCTGAAGATGAAGGTATCGAAATTGCGTTCGCAGGACGCTCTAACGCTGGTAAGTCAAGTTCCCTTAATCGCCTGACCAACCAGAAAAACTTGGCAAAAACCAGTAAGACTCCGGGTCGTACTCAGTTGATTAACCTTTTTAAAGTAGCAGAGGGTTGCCACATCGTCGATTTGCCGGGATATGGCTTTGCTCAAGTACCACTAGAGATGAAACTCAAATGGCAAAGAGCACTCGGTGAATACCTACAAAAACGTCAGTGCTTAAAAGGTTTGGTGGTACTGATGGATATTCGCCACCCGATGAAAGATCTCGATCAGCAACTGATTATTTGGGCTGTCGAGTGCGGCATCCCAGTACAAGTGATGCTCACCAAAGCGGATAAACTGAAAAGTGGTGCTCGCAAAGCACAAGTTTTGAAAGTGCGTGAAGACGCTAAACAGTTTGGCGGCGATGTCGCGGTAGATGCATTTTCGTCACTGAGCGGAATTGGTGTCGATACGCTGCGCGCGAAGTTGGATGAGTGGTATGCCCCAATGTTGGCAGCGCTTGCAGAGCAAGCAGAGGGAGAGCAACCCGAAGAGTCTGCTGGCCAATAA
- a CDS encoding heme biosynthesis protein HemY codes for MIRLIFLFVVLGLGLFVGTQYAGQQGYVLISIANRTIEMSVTTLVIFIIAALAALFALEFVIKKILYTSFHTWNWFSVRKLRRSRRYTNEGIIKLLEGDWKQAEKKVTRWANHHDMPLLCYLVASEAANGMGDRAKRDHYLALAAKQDNATLAVELTRAKQQLSDGDNEAALSTLTQLQNSYPHNTVVLNLLKQCYQALGQWQPLLELLPKLVKAKRLTNEEAQQLELTAQRGILQSIASQKGSEGLVQHWAQMSRKLKAEPELLMCFITQLIQRKADYEAFSVIKESLKKQPTAELYALLPELNITDRHPLIALLEDALRRDSHNAEAHSALGQLYLREKHWADAQKHLEKALSLRSSVSDYAYLADALEKQNFTRAAHDVSRKALSLLESPSVQSS; via the coding sequence ATGATTCGACTGATTTTCTTATTTGTCGTCCTCGGCCTTGGCCTGTTTGTGGGTACTCAATATGCCGGCCAACAAGGTTACGTGCTGATCTCAATCGCCAACCGCACTATCGAAATGAGTGTGACTACGCTAGTGATCTTTATCATCGCCGCTTTAGCCGCGCTGTTCGCACTTGAGTTTGTGATCAAAAAAATCCTCTATACCAGCTTTCATACTTGGAACTGGTTCAGTGTGCGTAAGCTACGCCGCTCACGCCGCTATACCAATGAAGGAATCATCAAACTGCTTGAAGGTGATTGGAAACAAGCCGAGAAAAAAGTGACTCGCTGGGCAAACCATCACGATATGCCGCTGCTCTGTTATCTCGTTGCATCGGAAGCAGCGAATGGAATGGGTGATCGAGCGAAGCGCGATCACTACTTAGCGCTGGCGGCGAAGCAGGACAACGCCACTTTAGCGGTTGAACTGACTCGTGCGAAGCAGCAACTGAGCGATGGCGATAATGAAGCCGCATTGAGCACCTTAACTCAACTGCAAAACAGCTATCCACACAATACTGTGGTATTGAACCTACTTAAACAGTGCTACCAAGCCCTAGGCCAATGGCAGCCGCTCTTGGAACTGCTTCCCAAACTGGTGAAGGCCAAACGTTTGACCAATGAAGAAGCGCAGCAGCTTGAGCTCACCGCCCAGCGTGGCATTTTACAAAGCATTGCTAGCCAAAAAGGCAGTGAAGGATTGGTTCAGCACTGGGCACAAATGTCGCGTAAGTTAAAAGCCGAGCCAGAACTGTTGATGTGTTTTATTACACAACTCATTCAACGCAAAGCCGATTATGAAGCGTTTTCGGTGATCAAAGAGAGTTTGAAGAAACAGCCGACCGCTGAGCTTTATGCCCTGCTGCCAGAGCTCAATATCACGGATCGCCATCCACTGATCGCTTTGCTGGAAGATGCACTGCGCCGCGATAGTCATAATGCGGAAGCACACAGCGCACTAGGCCAACTTTATCTGCGCGAAAAGCATTGGGCCGATGCACAGAAACATCTCGAAAAAGCGCTGTCGCTGCGCTCAAGTGTCTCAGACTATGCTTATCTGGCGGATGCATTAGAAAAGCAAAACTTCACACGTGCGGCGCATGATGTTTCTCGTAAAGCGCTCTCTTTGCTGGAGTCCCCTTCCGTTCAGTCATCCTGA
- a CDS encoding DUF2489 domain-containing protein, which yields MNGMLLASVGGAIIVALASYAAYLLWQVKKQQTLQLQHQQLAIEKRNANIFDSVNILCMAGIQGQCDLSEISIRVYCIMDYVQGEQRVNFEQEYPAISELYHLVKDMARGDARQQLTKQERMKQNLERTKAESRLQDAIIEELTALKQRIQPLNNQIAIQMV from the coding sequence ATGAACGGGATGCTACTCGCCAGCGTGGGTGGTGCCATTATCGTGGCGCTCGCCAGTTACGCTGCTTATTTGCTGTGGCAAGTGAAAAAACAGCAAACGCTGCAGTTGCAACATCAACAGTTAGCGATTGAAAAGCGTAATGCGAACATCTTTGATAGCGTCAATATCCTTTGCATGGCGGGTATTCAAGGGCAGTGTGATCTGTCGGAAATCAGTATCCGTGTTTATTGCATTATGGATTATGTGCAAGGTGAACAACGCGTCAATTTTGAACAAGAGTATCCCGCGATCAGTGAGCTTTATCATCTGGTGAAAGACATGGCGCGCGGTGACGCGCGTCAGCAGCTAACGAAGCAAGAGCGAATGAAGCAGAATCTTGAACGCACCAAAGCAGAAAGTCGTCTGCAAGATGCGATCATTGAAGAGCTCACTGCACTCAAGCAGCGCATCCAGCCGCTGAATAACCAAATCGCGATTCAAATGGTGTGA
- a CDS encoding uroporphyrinogen-III synthase, which yields MTVLVTRPDVQGIELCQLLHQQGITALHHPLITISASPQLPELAEDLASFDIIIAVSQHAVTFSDQFLQHRRICWPNSAIYLAVGQKTAHVFSKACQQSVDYPEISDSEHLLALEALRHVAGKKILILRGNGGRELIYSTLVERGATVRYQEAYCRSELPFSATECVPKWQHAGASSLVITSSEQLAFFVSQLNGSNLEWVQHLTLLVPSQRIAELAHNLGFHRIVTTPSAANRDLVVALMP from the coding sequence ATGACAGTACTGGTCACTCGTCCCGATGTACAAGGCATTGAACTATGCCAACTTCTTCATCAGCAGGGCATCACTGCCCTGCATCATCCTCTGATCACTATCTCAGCCAGTCCTCAACTCCCTGAGCTGGCAGAAGATTTAGCTTCATTCGATATCATCATCGCCGTCAGCCAGCATGCTGTGACTTTCAGTGACCAATTTCTGCAACATCGGCGAATTTGTTGGCCAAATAGCGCTATTTACCTTGCCGTTGGTCAAAAAACCGCGCATGTTTTCAGCAAAGCCTGCCAACAATCAGTAGACTATCCAGAAATTAGTGATAGTGAACATCTGCTAGCATTAGAGGCATTACGCCATGTCGCAGGTAAAAAGATATTGATATTACGGGGCAATGGTGGCCGTGAGCTGATTTATTCCACCTTAGTGGAAAGAGGCGCAACGGTACGCTATCAAGAAGCGTATTGCCGAAGTGAGCTGCCTTTTTCTGCCACTGAGTGTGTTCCTAAATGGCAACACGCCGGGGCCAGCTCACTGGTGATCACCAGCAGCGAACAGCTGGCTTTTTTCGTTAGCCAGTTAAATGGCAGCAATTTGGAATGGGTACAGCACCTCACTCTGCTGGTTCCAAGCCAACGCATCGCCGAACTCGCCCATAACCTAGGATTTCATCGGATTGTGACGACGCCAAGTGCAGCCAATCGCGATTTAGTGGTGGCATTAATGCCCTAA
- a CDS encoding class I SAM-dependent methyltransferase encodes MYSCPLCHSENSQAYFVDKHRRYFQCQQCALVYVDPEQRLNAEREKGFYDLHQNIPSDEGYRRFLSRVCSPMLERIPPQSQGLDFGCGPGPTLSLMLEEAGHQVALYDIFYHPDIEVLNRQYDFMTATEVIEHLHDPHRVWQQWLNLVKPGGWIGLMTKMVKDLDAFAGWHYKNDLTHVIFFSRATFQYLAERDKLELEFIGNDVILLRKPQ; translated from the coding sequence ATGTATTCGTGCCCGTTATGTCACAGTGAAAACAGCCAAGCGTATTTTGTAGATAAGCATCGTCGCTATTTTCAATGTCAGCAGTGTGCGCTGGTGTATGTCGATCCTGAGCAACGCTTAAATGCGGAGCGAGAAAAAGGCTTCTATGACTTGCATCAGAACATTCCCAGCGATGAAGGCTATCGACGCTTTTTATCGCGAGTCTGTTCACCTATGCTTGAAAGAATACCTCCCCAATCTCAAGGGTTAGATTTTGGCTGTGGGCCAGGCCCCACCTTATCTCTGATGTTAGAAGAAGCCGGACACCAAGTAGCGTTGTACGACATCTTCTATCATCCGGATATTGAGGTGTTGAACCGCCAATACGATTTTATGACTGCGACCGAGGTGATTGAGCATCTACATGATCCTCACCGAGTGTGGCAGCAATGGTTAAATTTAGTTAAGCCAGGCGGCTGGATTGGTCTGATGACAAAAATGGTCAAAGACTTGGACGCATTTGCTGGTTGGCACTACAAAAATGATCTCACCCATGTGATCTTTTTCAGTCGTGCCACGTTTCAGTATCTGGCTGAGCGGGATAAGCTCGAACTTGAATTTATTGGTAATGATGTAATTTTACTGAGGAAACCCCAGTAA
- a CDS encoding uroporphyrinogen-III C-methyltransferase: MTNNNKPQQEPETAAKTSAPSPTVTSSTEHESKVDASVQPEPAAAKVSNEPQPQAQVQTPNNQGKKLASVALLLVLALGAGFAYVHQQQKAQFNAQLQAVRAELNQTREALNEQLKQTVASATSQATEITHRAETVLEQQQKSIESLQLAVADIKGRRPNDWLLAEADYLVKLAGRKLFLEHDVETATQLMESADQRIAALNDPSLTPLRKAMANDITALKNIPLIDRDGLVLRLISLQQQVDSLPLANAILPEDQPQETQAVSENINDWQTNLKNSLNAFVDNFITFRSRDGNVIPLLSPTQHFYLKENLQAKLETAIKGVYTEQQTLYVTSLTTAEQWSTSFFNAGDKAVQTFNAELAQLAKQQVQVKYPVKLQTQQQLADVITERLRRSVTPITTEAKQ; encoded by the coding sequence ATGACCAACAACAATAAACCGCAACAAGAACCTGAAACCGCAGCCAAAACCAGCGCGCCCTCGCCCACCGTTACTTCATCTACCGAGCACGAATCAAAAGTCGATGCCTCCGTTCAACCAGAACCAGCGGCAGCTAAAGTTTCTAACGAGCCTCAACCGCAAGCTCAAGTTCAAACTCCAAATAATCAGGGTAAAAAACTGGCTAGTGTCGCCTTGCTACTGGTTTTAGCACTCGGTGCTGGTTTTGCTTATGTTCATCAGCAACAGAAAGCCCAATTTAATGCGCAACTACAAGCGGTACGTGCCGAACTGAATCAAACCCGCGAAGCACTCAACGAACAGCTTAAGCAAACCGTGGCCAGTGCCACCTCGCAAGCTACAGAAATTACTCATCGCGCAGAAACCGTACTGGAACAACAGCAAAAAAGTATTGAGAGTTTGCAGCTTGCGGTGGCAGATATTAAAGGTCGCCGCCCAAATGATTGGCTCCTCGCGGAAGCTGATTATTTGGTGAAGCTCGCGGGACGTAAACTGTTCCTCGAACACGATGTAGAAACCGCAACCCAATTGATGGAAAGTGCCGATCAGCGCATTGCTGCGCTCAACGACCCCAGTCTAACGCCACTGCGTAAAGCCATGGCGAATGACATTACGGCGCTTAAAAATATCCCACTGATTGATCGTGATGGTTTAGTGCTGCGTCTGATCAGCTTACAGCAACAAGTCGACAGCTTACCGCTGGCCAATGCGATCTTGCCAGAAGATCAACCACAGGAAACCCAAGCGGTATCAGAGAATATTAATGATTGGCAAACCAACCTGAAAAACTCACTCAACGCCTTTGTCGATAACTTCATCACCTTCCGTTCTCGTGACGGGAATGTGATTCCTCTGCTCTCCCCAACTCAGCATTTTTATTTGAAAGAGAACTTGCAAGCCAAATTAGAAACAGCGATCAAAGGGGTGTACACCGAACAACAGACCCTTTATGTCACTTCACTGACTACCGCTGAACAGTGGTCTACCTCTTTCTTCAATGCTGGAGACAAAGCCGTACAAACCTTTAATGCTGAGTTGGCTCAACTCGCCAAACAGCAAGTACAAGTCAAATATCCGGTGAAACTGCAAACACAGCAGCAGTTAGCCGATGTAATCACCGAGCGTTTGCGCCGTAGTGTCACCCCTATCACCACGGAGGCGAAGCAATGA